Proteins from one Gorilla gorilla gorilla isolate KB3781 chromosome Y, NHGRI_mGorGor1-v2.1_pri, whole genome shotgun sequence genomic window:
- the LOC129530252 gene encoding proline-rich protein, Y-linked gives MRRRSPSGLKSPAVHQGRKPRDPESLLFLQCCLGSEPHNLSSLLAPEAGQEPLPKLLPQPLAGHAAWGIHGAPTSLLLAGECWRQGMAVPADPPPASPCQTSPRPPPGPLPRYRPQQHLLLPLGRLHAPCPGCPLQQSLQFERGTLSAPRLWYLIVFARSWMKLETIILSKLSQGQKTKHRMFSLISES, from the exons GTACACCAAGGCAGGAAACCCCGGGATCCAGAAAGCCTTCTGTTTTTGCA ATGCTGCCTGGGATCGGAGCCCCACAACCTGTCCTCATTGCTCGCCCCGGAGGCCGGGCAGGAACCTCTGCCAAAGCTTCTACCTCAGCCGCTGGCAGGCCATGCGGCCTGGGGCATTCACGGAGCTCCAACGAGTCTGTTACTGGCTGGGGAGTGCTGGCGCCAGGGCATGGCTGTGCCCGCTgatcctcctcctgcctctccaTGTCAGACTTCTCCTCGACCACCACCTGGACCACTGCCACGATATCGTCCACAGCAGCACCTTCTCCTCCCCCTAGGGCGCCTCCACGCTCCGTGCCCCGGCTGCCCTCTCCAGCAGAGCCTCCAATTTGAACGGGGTACACTGTCCGCTCCACGTCT atggtatctcattgtattcGCAaggtcatggatgaagctggaaaccatcatactaagcaaactatcacaaggacagaaaaccaaacaccgcatgttctcactgataagtgagagttga